The following proteins are co-located in the Gossypium hirsutum isolate 1008001.06 chromosome A02, Gossypium_hirsutum_v2.1, whole genome shotgun sequence genome:
- the LOC107935964 gene encoding WEB family protein At2g38370, with protein sequence MEVESCEIGGGGGGGSATKTGGLSGGVRAEIDTSAPFESVKEAASRFGGIGYWKPSQPKLMSETEHDGEEVDIAKLEEQAAKLEKDLIVKERETLDVLKELETTKLTVEELKLKLKKEASEVDVKNTDAEKENRRGDHPNLVGSLSPCPSAAPGLILMELKQAKLNLSRTTNDLADIRGSVESLNKKLEKERNSLEKTRDRLSQNSLKISSLEEELTQTRLKLQVAKEAEIKTGVDNPLDISRELQRLSSEAEQFKKIGQAAKSEVSRAVSEIEQTKTRIKTTEMRILAAKKMKEAARAAESLALAEIKNLSRKESSSGNPVQKAEGVTISYEEYSALMSKAQNAEELSNKKVVDAMVQVDEANVSKMEILKKVEEATEEIKTSKKALEEALNRVEAANKGKLEVEEALRKWRSEHGQKRRSLHNPTKFKSSYPSHNRKDSRLFDVNGLNLVNNGPTPVLKPTLSIGQILSRKLLLPEDFETEMLAEKGTVKRKVSLGQMLGKQNGDYIINSQKTERETGHKQFSGKRKKFGFARFSLLLAKQNKKKKKPTLNLR encoded by the exons atGGAAGTGGAAAGCTGTGAaattggtggtggtggtggtggtggttcaGCCACCAAAACCGGTGGTTTAAGCGGCGGTGTGAGAGCTGAGATCGATACTTCGGCGCCGTTTGAATCAGTTAAAGAGGCTGCTTCTCGATTTGGTGGAATCGGTTATTGGAAACCCTCTCAACCTAAGCTCATGTCTGAAACTGAG CATGATGGGGAAGAAGTTGACATTGCGAAATTGGAGGAACAAGCGGCGAAATTGGAGAAAGATCTCATTGTTAAAGAAAGAGAAACATTGGATGTGCTGAAAGAACTCGAAACAACGAAATTAACCGTCGAAGAACTAAAATTAAAGCTGAAGAAAGAAGCATCCGAAGTGGATGTGAAGAACACGGATGCAGAGAAAGAGAATCGTCGTGGTGACCATCCGAACTTGGTGGGAAGTTTAAGCCCCTGTCCTTCGGCAGCTCCAGGTTTAATCTTGATGGAGTTGAAACAGGCGAAACTGAACCTTTCGAGGACAACTAATGATCTTGCTGATATTCGAGGTTCGGTGGAATCACTAAACAAGAAATTAGAGAAGGAAAGGAATTCTCTCGAAAAGACTCGAGACAGGCTAAGTCAGAATTCTTTGAAGATATCGTCGCTCGAAGAAGAGTTAACTCAAACAAGACTGAAACTGCAAGTAGCAAAAGAGGCTGAAATCAAAACTGGGGTTGATAATCCTTTGGATATATCAAGGGAACTTCAAAGACTAAGTTCCGAAGCTGAACAATTCAAGAAAATAGGACAAGCAGCGAAATCGGAGGTTTCAAGAGCAGTATCCGAGATTGAACAGACTAAAACGAGAATAAAAACGACTGAGATGAGGATACTTGCTGCTAAGAAAATGAAGGAAGCTGCCCGAGCTGCTGAATCTTTGGCTCTTGCTGAGATAAAAAACCTTTCGCGAAAGGAGAGCTCGTCTGGAAATCCTGTGCAAAAAGCCGAAGGGGTGACTATTTCATATGAGGAGTACTCTGCCTTGATGTCCAAGGCACAAAACGCCGAGGAACTTTCTAATAAGAAAGTAGTCGATGCTATGGTCCAAGTTGATGAAGCAAATGTTTCGAAAATGGAAATCTTGAAGAAAGTAGAAGAGGCCACGGAGGAAATTAAAACGAGTAAGAAAGCCTTGGAAGAAGCATTAAACCGAGTAGAAGCTGCGAACAAAGGCAAGCTGGAAGTCGAGGAAGCTCTTCGGAAATGGAGATCTGAGCATGGTCAGAAACGACGTTCCTTACACAACCCTACCAAGTTCAAGAGTTCTTACCCATCTCACAATCGAAAAGATTCTCGTTTATTTGACGTGAATGGATTGAATCTGGTTAACAACGGTCCAACCCCGGTTTTGAAACCAACCCTATCCATAGGTCAAATACTTAGCCGAAAGTTGCTTCTTCCTGAAGACTTTGAAACTGAGATGCTAGCAGAGAAAGGCACTGTGAAAAGAAAAGTGTCATTGGGTCAAATGCTCGGCAAACAAAACGGTGATTACATAATCAACTCTCAGAAAACCGAGAGAGAAACCGGTCACAAACAGTTCTCAGGGAAAAGGAAGAAGTTCGGGTTCGCTCGGTTTTCACTCCTTTTAGctaaacaaaataagaaaaagaagaagccaACTCTCAACTTGAGGTAG